The following are from one region of the Hemitrygon akajei chromosome 6, sHemAka1.3, whole genome shotgun sequence genome:
- the polk gene encoding DNA polymerase kappa isoform X2 has protein sequence MKVREIMVDYDPNFLPVSLDEAYLDITEHLEQRQNWPEHKRTYYCHGEAKENMDSLQLCNEDVGDMGDISPILFKDSPPMLSQQEPVHSAVQQTDASLQSNEKESYQQEKEPIVFGITAEEAVKELRFRIEQKTKLTASAGIAPNMMLSKVCSEVNKPNGQYQIPPDSGAMLNFVKNLPIRKVPGIGKVTEKMLNALGITTCTELYQQRALLSLLFHESTWHHFLQISLGLSETHLERDGDRKSMSTERTFSEINKASEQFSLCRELCHDLEEDLHKEGLRGKTVTLKLKNINFEVKTRACTVPSAVSKEEEIYAVASELLKTELENLHPQPLRLRLMGVRISGFVHQDEKKPPQKSIINFLQTGKSETSICSSDFECVDMKNPIQLAETSKRESFFNKKRQQNSQVLAVKQQEKCTSTIMPSACTVDDMQPKDDGLVLALKATDKCPKCLKRLGISTSEELRNHIDCCLCVTVGEAKASCTIMKDACILDTNFKNEKIMDPNEQKGTEHQESCSELCPRIMDVDLHGGIESSSFTGESLVKNITCPIVQSGNQTCLKDHMQPSNSTVRPLTLIKDKCILEEESSDHCNLSVMSGKDIHSTLESVQLDSTKSNTSRLNSLSFAQLNLSKLGAQQQSAQAVKHATSLKGRLSSESTEPTGLVCPVCNVRQETTDLSLFNGHVDICLNQGVIQELTERSTHLFSNDCTSKEVGPSEIGKGSSNSFVRTKRTGSTAQQPITKKARCNSSINTIDRFFK, from the exons CAAAAGAAAACATGGATAGTTTACAGCTATGCAATGAAGATGTGGGAGATATGGGAGATATTTCACCTATACTTTTCAAGGATAGCCCTCCCATGTTGTCACAGCAGGAACCAGTTCACAGTGCAGTGCAACAGACAGATGCTAGTTTGCAAAGCAATGAAAAAGAATCATACCAGCAGGAGAAAGAGCCGATTGTGTTTGGTATTACAGCAGAGGAGGCTGTTAAAGAGCTGCGCTTCAGAATTGAACAGAAGACAAAATTAACAGCAAGTGCCG GAATTGCACCAAACATGATGTTGTCCAAAGTGTGCAGTGAAGTAAACAAGCCAAATGGTCAGTATCAAATTCCACCAGACAGTGGTGCTATGCTGAACTTCGTAAAGAATCTGCCTATTAGAAAG GTACCTGGTATAGGAAAGGTAACAGAAAAAATGCTGAATGCATTAGGAATTACAACATGCACTGAGCTGTACCAGCAGAGGGCCCTGCTGTCCTTGTTGTTCCATGAGAGTACCTGGCACCATTTTTTACAGATCTCGCTTGGTCTGAGTGAGACACACCTTGAAAG AGATGGTGATCGGAAGAGTATGAGCACAGAAAG AACTTTCAGTGAAATCAATAAGGCATCGGAGCAGTTCAGCTTATGCCGTGAACTTTGTCATGATCTTGAGGAAGATCTCCACAAGGAAGGACTAAGG GGGAAGACTGTAACTCTAAAATTGAAGAACATAAACTTTGAAGTGAAGACAAGAGCCTGCACAGTTCCATCGGCAGTTTCTAAGGAAGAAGAAATTTATGCTGTTGCATCTGAATTACTGAAGACTGAGCTTGAGAACCTACATCCTCAGCCACTGAGACTCAGACTTATGG GTGTACGGATTTCTGGGTTTGTCCATCAGGATGAGAAAAAACCTCCCCAGAAAAGCATCATCAATTTTCTCCAAACTGGAAAATCTGAGACCTCAATTTGCAGTTCTGATTTTGAGTGCGTAGACATGAAGAACCCAATACAACTAGCAGAAACATCTAAAAGAGAAAGTTTCTTCAATAAAAAGCGACAGCAAAATAGCCAGGTTCTTGCAGTCAAACAGCAAGAAAAGTGCACATCTACTATAATGCCCTCAGCTTGCACAGTGGATGATATGCAGCCCAAGGATGATGGCCTGGTTCTAGCATTAAAGGCTACTGATAAGTGCCCAAAATGTTTAAAAAGACTAGGTATATCAACTTCAGAAGAATTGAGGAACCATATTGATTGTTGCCTATGTGTAACAGTAGGGGAAGCAAAGGCAAGCTGCACAATCATGAAGGATGCATGTATCTTGGATactaattttaaaaatgaaaaaataatGGATCCAAATGAACAAAAAGGAACAGAACATCAGGAGAGCTGCTCAGAACTGTGTCCGAGAATTATGGATGTAGATTTGCACGGAGGGATTGAAAGTAGCAGCTTTACTGGTGAATCATTAGTTAAAAACATTACCTGTCCGATTGTACAATCTGGTAACCAGACTTGTCTTAAAGATCACATGCAGCCATCTAACAGCACAGTAAGACCTCTGACACTCATTAAAGATAAATGTATCTTAGAAGAAGAATCTTCAGACCACTGCAATTTGTCAGTTATGTCTGGTAAAGATATTCATTCAACACTGGAATCAGTTCAGCTCGATTCAACTAAATCTAATACGAGCAGGTTAAATTCCCTTTCGTTTGCACAACTCAACCTGTCAAAACTGGGTGCTCAGCAACAGTCAGCCCAGGCAGTAAAGCATGCTACGTCATTAAAGGGAAGGTTGTCTTCTGAATCAACAGAACCAACTGGTCTGGTATGTCCAGTTTGCAACGTTAGACAAGAAACAACAGATCTTTCATTGTTCAACGGGCATGTTGATATCTGCCTAAATCAAGGGGTTATACAAGAGCTTACTGAAAGATCAACACACCTATTTTCCAATGACTGCACTTCAAAGGAAGTAG GTCCATCAGAAATTGGAAAGGGATCTTCAAATTCATTTGTTCGAACAAAAAG GACTGGATCAACAGCCCAGCAGCCAATAACTAAGAAAGCAAGGTGCAATAGTTCCATAAACACGATTGATAGATTCTTTAAATGA